A single Salminus brasiliensis chromosome 20, fSalBra1.hap2, whole genome shotgun sequence DNA region contains:
- the araf gene encoding serine/threonine-protein kinase A-Raf isoform X2, with the protein MSSTSSCSSSGETSPEDVPRGGGTIRVYLPNKQRTVVNVRPGQTVHDSLDKALKVRGLSQECCAVFRLLEGRKRLTEWNTDITPLVGEELLVEVLDDVPLTMHNFVRKTFFKLAYCDFCHKFLFNGFRCQTCGYKFHQHCSSKVPTVCVDMDTMTKRCGPTPEDYPQIPILMTPDANSTSQNDLTSEPPDTGLLSPAPAFHFPIPGGDGQSLQRHRSTSTPNVHMVSTLGPAGTNIVEDAVKNNTIGPEPSPKPSTSPPQLGSPGRRPPKSPSEHKERKPSSSDEKKKVHRVGYRDSSYYWEVHSREVNMQKRIGAGSFGTVYKGKWHGDVAIKILKVTEPTPEQLQAFRNEMQVLRKTRHVNILLFMGFMTKPHFAIITQWCEGSSLYRHLHVTETKFDTMRRIDVARQTAQGMDYLHAKNIIHRDLKSNNIFLHEGWTVKIGDFGLATVKSRWSGSQQVEQPSGSILWMAPEVIRMQDTNPYTFQSDVYGYGVVLFELMSGTLPYSNINNRDQIIFMVGRGYLSPDLSKLYNNCPKSMKRLIIDCLKFKRDERPLFPQILVGIEQVQDLLPKIERSASEPSLHRAVHAEDLNPLLFHTTRLMPL; encoded by the exons ATGTCCTCCACATCCTCCTGCTCCTCGTCTGGGGAGACCAGCCCAGAGGATGTGCCCCGAGGAGGGGGAACCATCCGCGTCTACCTCCCTAACAAGCAGCGCACTGTG GTGAACGTGCGGCCAGGGCAGACCGTTCACGACAGCCTGGACAAAGCCCTGAAAGTACGAGGCCTGAGCCAAGAATGCTGCGCTGTTTTCCGCCTTCTTGAAGG CCGTAAGAGGCTTACAGAATGGAACACTGACATCACGCCCCTCGTGGGGGAAGAACTTCTAGTCGAGGTTTTGGATGACGTCCCCCTAACCATGCACAACTTT GTCCGTAAAACCTTCTTTAAATTAGCGTACTGTGACTTCTGCCACAAGTTTCTGTTTAATGGCTTCAGATGTCAGACGTGCGGCTACAAGTTCCACCAGCACTGCAGCAGCAAAGTCCCTACAGTCTGCGTGGACATGGAcacgatgaccaaacg GTGTGGTCCCACACCAGAAGACTATCCTCAAATACCTATTTTAATGACGCCTGACGCCAACTCCACATCACAGAATGACTTAACCTCCGAGCCTCCCGA CACAGGGCTGCTGTCCCCAGCCCCGGCCTTCCACTTCCCGATTCCAGGGGGGGACGGCCAGTCCCTCCAGAGGCATcgctccacctccacccccaacGTCCACATGGTCAGCACCTTGGGTCCTGCCGGCACAAACATCGTTGAG GATGCAgtaaaaaacaacacaatag GACCAGAACCCTCTCCCAAACCCTCAACCAGTCCCCCTCAGCTGGGTTCCCCTGGCCGAAGACCACCCAAGTCACCCTCAGAACACAAAGAGCGCAAGCCGTCCTCTTCTGACGAGAAAAAGAAAGTG CACCGTGTTGGCTATAGGGATTCCAGCTACTACTGGGAGGTGCATTCGCGGGAGGTGAACATGCAGAAGCGCATAGGCGCCGGCTCCTTCGGCACGGTCTACAAAGGCAAGTGGCATGGAGACGTGGCCATCAAGATCCTTAAAGTGACGGAGCCTACACCCGAACAGCTGCAGGCCTTCAGGAACGAAATGCAAGTCCTACG AAAAACACGCCATGTCAACATCCTGCTGTTTATGGGCTTCATGACGAAGCCGCACTTTGCCATCATCACGCAATGGTGTGAGGGCAGCAGCCTGTACCGCCACCTCCATGTCACAGAGACCAAGTTTGACACCATGCGCCGCATTGACGTGGCCAGGCAGACTGCACAGGGCATGGA ctaCCTTCACGCGAAGAATATCATTCATCGGGACCTGAAATCTAACA ATATTTTCCTGCATGAAGGCTGGACAGTGAAGATTGGCGACTTTGGGCTGGCCACAGTGAAGTCTCGTTGGAGCGGTTCTCAGCAGGTGGAGCAGCCCAGCGGCTCCATTCTGTGGATG GCACCGGAAGTGATTCGGATGCAGGATACAAACCCTTACACCTTTCAGTCGGACGTGTACGGCTACGGAGTGGTGCTGTTCGAGCTCATGTCCGGAACTCTGCCTTACTCCAACATCAACAACCGGGATCAG ATCATTTTCATGGTGGGTCGAGGCTACTTATCGCCAGACCTCAGTAAGCTGTACAATAACTGCCCCAAGTCCATGAAGAGACTCATCATCGACTGTCTGAAATTCAAACGGGACGAGAGGCCACTCTTTCCCCAG ATCTTGGTGGGCATTGAACAAGTGCAGGACCTGCTGCCCAAGATCGAGCGCAGCGCCTCGGAGCCCTCTCTGCACCGGGCCGTCCACGCCGAGGACCTGAACCCGCTGCTCTTCCACACCACACGCCTCATGCCCCTGTGA
- the araf gene encoding serine/threonine-protein kinase A-Raf isoform X1 translates to MSSTSSCSSSGETSPEDVPRGGGTIRVYLPNKQRTVVNVRPGQTVHDSLDKALKVRGLSQECCAVFRLLEGRKRLTEWNTDITPLVGEELLVEVLDDVPLTMHNFVRKTFFKLAYCDFCHKFLFNGFRCQTCGYKFHQHCSSKVPTVCVDMDTMTKRCGPTPEDYPQIPILMTPDANSTSQNDLTSEPPDTGLLSPAPAFHFPIPGGDGQSLQRHRSTSTPNVHMVSTLGPAGTNIVEDAVKNNTIELLPTGPEPSPKPSTSPPQLGSPGRRPPKSPSEHKERKPSSSDEKKKVHRVGYRDSSYYWEVHSREVNMQKRIGAGSFGTVYKGKWHGDVAIKILKVTEPTPEQLQAFRNEMQVLRKTRHVNILLFMGFMTKPHFAIITQWCEGSSLYRHLHVTETKFDTMRRIDVARQTAQGMDYLHAKNIIHRDLKSNNIFLHEGWTVKIGDFGLATVKSRWSGSQQVEQPSGSILWMAPEVIRMQDTNPYTFQSDVYGYGVVLFELMSGTLPYSNINNRDQIIFMVGRGYLSPDLSKLYNNCPKSMKRLIIDCLKFKRDERPLFPQILVGIEQVQDLLPKIERSASEPSLHRAVHAEDLNPLLFHTTRLMPL, encoded by the exons ATGTCCTCCACATCCTCCTGCTCCTCGTCTGGGGAGACCAGCCCAGAGGATGTGCCCCGAGGAGGGGGAACCATCCGCGTCTACCTCCCTAACAAGCAGCGCACTGTG GTGAACGTGCGGCCAGGGCAGACCGTTCACGACAGCCTGGACAAAGCCCTGAAAGTACGAGGCCTGAGCCAAGAATGCTGCGCTGTTTTCCGCCTTCTTGAAGG CCGTAAGAGGCTTACAGAATGGAACACTGACATCACGCCCCTCGTGGGGGAAGAACTTCTAGTCGAGGTTTTGGATGACGTCCCCCTAACCATGCACAACTTT GTCCGTAAAACCTTCTTTAAATTAGCGTACTGTGACTTCTGCCACAAGTTTCTGTTTAATGGCTTCAGATGTCAGACGTGCGGCTACAAGTTCCACCAGCACTGCAGCAGCAAAGTCCCTACAGTCTGCGTGGACATGGAcacgatgaccaaacg GTGTGGTCCCACACCAGAAGACTATCCTCAAATACCTATTTTAATGACGCCTGACGCCAACTCCACATCACAGAATGACTTAACCTCCGAGCCTCCCGA CACAGGGCTGCTGTCCCCAGCCCCGGCCTTCCACTTCCCGATTCCAGGGGGGGACGGCCAGTCCCTCCAGAGGCATcgctccacctccacccccaacGTCCACATGGTCAGCACCTTGGGTCCTGCCGGCACAAACATCGTTGAG GATGCAgtaaaaaacaacacaatag AGTTGTTGCCCACAGGACCAGAACCCTCTCCCAAACCCTCAACCAGTCCCCCTCAGCTGGGTTCCCCTGGCCGAAGACCACCCAAGTCACCCTCAGAACACAAAGAGCGCAAGCCGTCCTCTTCTGACGAGAAAAAGAAAGTG CACCGTGTTGGCTATAGGGATTCCAGCTACTACTGGGAGGTGCATTCGCGGGAGGTGAACATGCAGAAGCGCATAGGCGCCGGCTCCTTCGGCACGGTCTACAAAGGCAAGTGGCATGGAGACGTGGCCATCAAGATCCTTAAAGTGACGGAGCCTACACCCGAACAGCTGCAGGCCTTCAGGAACGAAATGCAAGTCCTACG AAAAACACGCCATGTCAACATCCTGCTGTTTATGGGCTTCATGACGAAGCCGCACTTTGCCATCATCACGCAATGGTGTGAGGGCAGCAGCCTGTACCGCCACCTCCATGTCACAGAGACCAAGTTTGACACCATGCGCCGCATTGACGTGGCCAGGCAGACTGCACAGGGCATGGA ctaCCTTCACGCGAAGAATATCATTCATCGGGACCTGAAATCTAACA ATATTTTCCTGCATGAAGGCTGGACAGTGAAGATTGGCGACTTTGGGCTGGCCACAGTGAAGTCTCGTTGGAGCGGTTCTCAGCAGGTGGAGCAGCCCAGCGGCTCCATTCTGTGGATG GCACCGGAAGTGATTCGGATGCAGGATACAAACCCTTACACCTTTCAGTCGGACGTGTACGGCTACGGAGTGGTGCTGTTCGAGCTCATGTCCGGAACTCTGCCTTACTCCAACATCAACAACCGGGATCAG ATCATTTTCATGGTGGGTCGAGGCTACTTATCGCCAGACCTCAGTAAGCTGTACAATAACTGCCCCAAGTCCATGAAGAGACTCATCATCGACTGTCTGAAATTCAAACGGGACGAGAGGCCACTCTTTCCCCAG ATCTTGGTGGGCATTGAACAAGTGCAGGACCTGCTGCCCAAGATCGAGCGCAGCGCCTCGGAGCCCTCTCTGCACCGGGCCGTCCACGCCGAGGACCTGAACCCGCTGCTCTTCCACACCACACGCCTCATGCCCCTGTGA